Below is a genomic region from Bordetella pertussis 18323.
TTACCGGCGGCGTCGGCCTGGACGAGTCCGAGGCCATGAAAGCCGCCAGCAAGGACTATCCGCTGGCCCTGACCTTCGCGGCGCGCGGCGATGGCCGCGCCGGCCTGTACCTGGCCGACGTCGCGGTGCAGATCCTCGACCGGACCGGCAAACCCGTGCTCGATGCGAAGGCCGACGGCCCCTACCTGCTGGCCAAGCTGCCGGCCGGCACCTACCGCGTCAAGGCCACCTCGGGCGGCGTCGAACAGACCCGCCAGGTCAGCGTGCGTCCGGGCAGCACCGCACGCGCGGTGTTCGAATGGAAAGACTGAGGCCGTACCGGCGCTGAAGCGCGGCGGGCCACGGGCGCCAGCCCCCTGGTTGGGACAGGCGCCCACGGCCCCGGCACGAGGCCGCGGCCGTCAATTCGCGCGGATCCCGCGCTCGTCGATCAGCTTTTTCCAGCGTGCGGTTTCGGACCGCACGAACTCACCCAGTTGCTCGGGCGTGCCACCGGCGCTGTAGGCGCCGATGGCAGCCAGGCGTTCGCGCGACGCATCCGAGCGCAGCACCTCGTTGACGGCCGCATTGATCTGGCCGATGACCGCGTCCGGCGTGCCGGCCGGAGCCATCAGCGAGAACCAGGAACTGACGTCGAACCCCTTGTATCCCAGCTCGTCCAGGGTGGGAACGTCCGGCAGCACATCGGAGCGCTTGATGGTGGTGACGGCCAGCGCCTTGTACTTGCCCGACTTGATCAGCGGCTGGGCGGTAGGCACGACATCGAACATGAAGTCGAGCCGGCCGCCCAGCATGTCCGTAATGGCCGGCGCGCTGCCCTTGTAGGGGATGTGGTTGGCGGCCAGCCCGGCGCTGCTCAGGAAGTACTCGCTGACCAGGTGGGTGATGTTGCCGGTTCCCGCCGAGCCATAGTTCAGGCCGCCCGGCTGCGCCTTGGCCTGCTTCACGAATTGCGCGACATCGTCGACGGGCGCCGAGGGCAGCGTCACCAGGACCGCCGGCGTCTTCGCCAGCAGCACCACCGGCGCCAGCTCCTTGGCCACGTCGTAGCCGACCGGCCCCAGGCTGGGGTTGACCGTGACCGGCCCGACCGAGCCCAGCAGCAGCGTGTACCCGTCGGGCTTGGCGCGGGCCACCGACTGGATGCCGATGGCGCCGCCGGCGCCGGCCTTGTTCTCGACCACGACCGATTGCGACCACTGCTCGGACAAGCCCGCCGCCACCGTGCGGGCAACGATGTCGACGGCGCCGCCCGGCGTGAACGGCACCACGATGGTCACGGGCCGTTGCGGAAACGAATCCGCCGCTGCCGCGCTCGCGAAGGCGCTGCCCAGCAGCAGCGCGGCCATCAGGCCTTTCTGCATCACTCTCACCCTTTTCTCCTTGTATGGTTTCGTGGATCGGCCGCCGCTCAGGCCGGCAGCCTGCCCGCCTGGACCAGCGCGGCCCGCACGCGCGCGCGCTCCGCGTCGCTCAGGTCGACCCACGGCAGGCGTACGCGGCCGCTGGGCAGGCGGCCCAGCATGACCAGGGCCTCTTTCATGCGCGTGTGCATGTCGAGCGTCGGCGCGCTGTAGAAGCAGCTGGCCATGGGATAGATCTGGTCGTTGATGGCGCGCGCAGCCGCCAGGTCGTTGGCCTGCACCGCCTCCCAGAGCGCGACATGCAAGTCCGCGTGCACGCTGCCGGAGCCCGACAGGATGCCGTTGCAGCCCAGCACCAGCGAGGGCATGAGCCATGCGCTGTGCGTCGTCAGCACGTTGACCGGGCGCGCCAGCGATTGCAGCACGCGGATGTTGCGCTCGTGCTCGATGGGATTGTTGCTGCGGTCCTTGATGGCCATCACCGAAGGCACTGCCTCGGCCAGCTTGACCAGGGTGTCCAGCGGATGCGCCATGCCGGTCGAGGTCTCGTACTGGAAAACGATCAGCGGCAGGTCGGTGGCGTCGGCGATGGCCTTGTAGTGGCCCAGCGTCATCTCGGGCAACATGGCCGCACCGCGCACGAACACGGCCGGCGGAAACACCAGCAGGCAGGAAGCGCCGCCGGCCTCGGCCTGCCGCGCGATCCGCGCGGCGTCCAGCGGACCGTGCGCATACACGCCATGCATCAGCGGGACCTGGTCGCCGACCTCGTCGGCCATCACGTCCAATGCGCGGCGCTGCTCGTCGAGCGTGAGCCCCGGGATCTCCTGCGAGACGCCGTTGACGCACAGCGCGGAAATGCCGCGGACCGACGCCAGGTCGCGGATATGCGCGCGCAGGGACTTCTCGTCGATGGAAAGGTCTTCGTTGAACGGCATCAGCGCCGCGGGGATCACGCCCGCGGGTACGTAACCGGGAAATCTTGCTGCCATGAATGCTCCTGAGTTTCCGAAAACAATACACAAAACGCAGGCGGACTATAGGAAAATCACCAGGCAGCCTCAATTAAATTGTCTACTAAGTAAACATGAAAAACATCCCCGCATCCGCCCCACGCGATACCGCGCAATCTCTGCGCAGATCGATCGAAATCCTGAAGGCCTTGTCCGCGCCGATGAAGCGAGGATTTTCACTTAGTGAACTATCGAGAATGACCGGCCTGCCGCACCCTACCGTCTTGCGGCTGCTGCGCCACCTGACCGGCCTGGGCATGGTCGCGTGGGATCCCGCGACCAAGATATACCGGCTGGGCACGCTGACCTTCGAGCTGGGCCTGGCGGCGGCCGAACATTGCGACATCCGGGGCCTGTGCGGCGATTCGCTGGACCGGTTGCAGGCCGAAACGCAGGACACCTGCTACCTGACCATGCGCAGCGGATTCGATGCCGTGTGCATCGACCGGCGCGAGGGCGCGTCGCCCATACGCGTGCTGACGCTGGACATCGGCAGCCGCCGCCCGCTGGGCGTGGGCGCCGCGGGGCTGGCCATACTGGACTGCCTGCCCGAGGAAGAAGCGGAAACCGTCATCCAGGCCAGCGAATCCAAGCTGGACCGGTACAACCGCATGAGCACCGACATCATGCGCATGCTGCTGCAGGAAACGCGCGAGCGCGGCTACGCGGTGTGCGGCAACTGGGTGACGCTGGGCGTGACGGCGGTTGCCGTGCCGATCTGCATCGAGGACGGACGACCGATCGGATCGCTCAGCGTGTCCGCCGTGAGCCACAGAATGCCCGCCGACAGATGGCCCGGCATCGCGCGTGCGCTGCGCGCGGAAATGCATGAGATACACCGGAAACTGCAGGGCCCGTCGAGCCGGCCCGGCTACGGCGGCTGAGCGGATGCCGCGGCGCCTGCCCGTGCAGTGTGCCTGTCCCAGCGGG
It encodes:
- a CDS encoding carboxypeptidase-like regulatory domain-containing protein translates to MNKRHERAWMAAALAAGSIALGGAVQAQGALPAVQQQGSVQFVTGGVGLDESEAMKAASKDYPLALTFAARGDGRAGLYLADVAVQILDRTGKPVLDAKADGPYLLAKLPAGTYRVKATSGGVEQTRQVSVRPGSTARAVFEWKD
- a CDS encoding Bug family tripartite tricarboxylate transporter substrate binding protein, which produces MRVMQKGLMAALLLGSAFASAAAADSFPQRPVTIVVPFTPGGAVDIVARTVAAGLSEQWSQSVVVENKAGAGGAIGIQSVARAKPDGYTLLLGSVGPVTVNPSLGPVGYDVAKELAPVVLLAKTPAVLVTLPSAPVDDVAQFVKQAKAQPGGLNYGSAGTGNITHLVSEYFLSSAGLAANHIPYKGSAPAITDMLGGRLDFMFDVVPTAQPLIKSGKYKALAVTTIKRSDVLPDVPTLDELGYKGFDVSSWFSLMAPAGTPDAVIGQINAAVNEVLRSDASRERLAAIGAYSAGGTPEQLGEFVRSETARWKKLIDERGIRAN
- a CDS encoding dihydrodipicolinate synthase family protein is translated as MAARFPGYVPAGVIPAALMPFNEDLSIDEKSLRAHIRDLASVRGISALCVNGVSQEIPGLTLDEQRRALDVMADEVGDQVPLMHGVYAHGPLDAARIARQAEAGGASCLLVFPPAVFVRGAAMLPEMTLGHYKAIADATDLPLIVFQYETSTGMAHPLDTLVKLAEAVPSVMAIKDRSNNPIEHERNIRVLQSLARPVNVLTTHSAWLMPSLVLGCNGILSGSGSVHADLHVALWEAVQANDLAAARAINDQIYPMASCFYSAPTLDMHTRMKEALVMLGRLPSGRVRLPWVDLSDAERARVRAALVQAGRLPA
- a CDS encoding IclR family transcriptional regulator; this encodes MKNIPASAPRDTAQSLRRSIEILKALSAPMKRGFSLSELSRMTGLPHPTVLRLLRHLTGLGMVAWDPATKIYRLGTLTFELGLAAAEHCDIRGLCGDSLDRLQAETQDTCYLTMRSGFDAVCIDRREGASPIRVLTLDIGSRRPLGVGAAGLAILDCLPEEEAETVIQASESKLDRYNRMSTDIMRMLLQETRERGYAVCGNWVTLGVTAVAVPICIEDGRPIGSLSVSAVSHRMPADRWPGIARALRAEMHEIHRKLQGPSSRPGYGG